In Ammospiza nelsoni isolate bAmmNel1 chromosome 30, bAmmNel1.pri, whole genome shotgun sequence, a single window of DNA contains:
- the GNRH1 gene encoding progonadoliberin-1, whose amino-acid sequence MEKARRMVAAVLLCVLAVGLGLAQHWSYGLQPGGKRSTQVLLGPFQEIPNEMENLEEEQQSECPGSYQNSRIRDLKEAMERLVEGEGRRKKV is encoded by the exons ATGGAGAAGGCCAGGAGGATGGTGGCCGCtgtcctgctgtgtgtgctggccgtggggctgggcctggcccAGCACTGGTCCTATGGCCTCCAGCCAGGGGGCAAGAGGAGCACCCAGGTCCTGCTGGGGCCATTCCAGGAG ATTCcaaatgaaatggaaaacttagaggaggagcagcagagtgagTGCCCAGGCTCGTACCAGAATTCCAGGATCAGGGATCTGAAGGAAGCCATG GAGAGGCTGGTGgagggagaaggcagaagaaagaaggtttaa